The Mycobacterium avium subsp. avium genomic sequence ATAGATCGCCGACTCGACCTCCCACTCGGCCTGGTCCGGGGACAACGGCGTCGTGTTGGTGACCATGTTCACCAACTCCTTCGCCTTTCCGTACGGATTGGGATTCGACCGGACCTGATCGGCGAACCACCGACCCTCCGCGGCCTCATGGCAGTCACTGAAGTCGGCATTGTGAACCATCTTGTTCTGCGCCAACAGGTTGATGTACTGGTCGTCGGCGGGAGTCAGACTGCACGCCGCCGCGGCGGGTGGCGCCGACAGCACCGCCCCACCGATCACGGCCGCCCCCAACATGATTCCGGCGGCTCCCACCGCCAGCCCGGCCCCCTGTGCTCGTGTTCTTGCCATTTCTCCAGATACCCCCTCTGGTGGAATGTCTCTTCTTCCCTTGACGCACTGTGGATCGGATACCACCGACCGCGAGCGCGACAAACACCGGCTCTTACGAACAATGGGTGAACAACTAATACCGAAAAGAGCTATGCGACAGGGTATTTGAACCAAACAAATGTGCTGACCCTCAGAGCGTCGTGCGGACGTCCGCGAAATCCAAGGCGCGCAAAGGCATTGGCGGTCCGCGCTCCGCCACGACGATCAGCCCTCGGTGGGCCAGTTTGCCTTCGAGGCCTGGTCTTTGATCTTCGGGATCAAGTCGGGCGCGTACACATAGATGGCCGACTCGACCTCCCACTCGGCCTGGGCCTGGCTCAGCGGCGTGGTGTTGGTGATCATGTTCACCAACTCCTGCGCCTCGCCGAACGAATTGGGATTGGACCGGACCTGATCGGCGAACCACCGACCCTCTGCGGCCTCGTGGCAATCGCTGTAGTCGGCGTTGTGAACCATCTTGTTCTGCGCCAGCAGGTTGATGTACTGATCGTCCTTGTCGCTCAGGTTGCAGGTCGCCGAAGCCTGCGGAGCCGACAACACCGCGGCGCCGAGCATCGAGGCCCCCAGCGCAACGCCGGCAACCCACACCGCTGGCACCCGCAGCTGCGAGCGTGTCCCGGTGGTCATCTGCGAACCTCCCTCTGCGCACCAATGCGATTGCTTCCGACGCACGCCCGGCGTCAAATCGTCGACATATTTGTTCATATAAGAGTCGGTGACCGCGCTTAAGTTAGCCAATGAGCCCAGCACAAAGCGGTAACGGACGCTTGCGCAGCGGTGTACGAATAGTTAACATTTCGTGCCTTCGGCGCGAGGCGCCAAGGCCACCCAACCGTGGCCAAACCGCGCCTCAACCGGTGCCGAGGCCGTCGCCCGCTCGGTCAGCTAAATACCGTCTGACCGTCGGCGCCGATCAGATACCGCTGCGTACCGTTTTCGACCCGCGGCGCGTCGGCAGCCAGGGAGACGGCGACCTTGTTGCTGGCATTGCGCATGATGTCGAAGGTGAGCTCGACGGCCTCGGCCTCGGAAAACCGGGAGCGCACCTCGGCGACATCGTCGGCGACGAGGTGCGCAGGCGTCCAAATTAACGCATCGGTGTAGCGCAGCGCTGCCTTTGCGCGCTCGTCCAGCAAACCCGACGATTCGAAGCGCTCGATCTCCTCGTACAGCGTTTCCGAACCGCCGGCATCCAGCGCGCTGCCCTCGCGAAGCGAGTTGCACAGCCGGCAATGGTGCTGCGCCGCGCCCCGCAGCCGAACCAGCTCGGAGGTCACCGGGTCCAGGGCACGCATTCGCGCCACCGCGATTAAAAAGTCGTTGAACACCAGATCCGACGGGTCGCTGCCGTAGTCCCAGCTGATCGGCCCCGACAGCCAGCCCAGATACCGCGAGCCGACCCCGAGCGCTTCCAGTCCGGCGCGCACCCGGGGGACGAAGTCGGCGATGTACATCTGCACGACTACCCCAAAGGTCCTGTCCCCCAGCTGCTTTGACAGCCGAGACCGTTGCGCGTGGGTGATCGCCGAGACGTCGGCGCTGAATTGTTCGGCGAACTCGGCGACGGCGGCCTCGGTTTCCGATTCCGGCTCTCCCACCTCCATGGGCGCGGGCAACGGCGGCAGCGACGACGTCTGTGCGCACACCCGCCGGATCAACGCTGCGACGCGCGCCTCGGACGGCGACCCCGGAAACACCGCCACCAACCGGGTGAGCTGGTCTTCTCGAAGCGAAACCGGAGCCGCCATCCGTCACACGCTAGAACGCGCGCGGCCCGGCGGCAATCGACTACTGGGCCTGGCTCACCGAGGACATGTGGAAGTCGGGGATGCGCAGCGCCGGCATCGCGGCGCGGGTGGCCCAATCCCCCCACTCGCGGGGCAGCGTCTTCTCGCTGACGCCGGCCTCGGTGGCCCGTCGCAGCAGGTCCAGCGGACTCTCGTTGAACCGGAAGTTGTTGACGGCCGCGGTGACCTGCCCGTCCTCGATCAGGTAGACGCCGTCACGGGTCAGGCCGGTGACCAACAGCGTGGTGGGGTCGACGACCCGGATGTACCACAGCGTGGTCAACAGCAGGCCGCGCTCGGTGGCCGCGATCATGTCGGCTTGGCTGGCCGTCCCCCCGGTCATCACCAGGTTGTCGGCGGCCACCGCGACGTCGGCGTCGTATTTGGCGGCGGCGGCCCGCGGATAGGCCAGCGCGGTGATCACCCCGTCGCGGATCCAGTCGACGTGGTCGATCGGCATGCCGTTGTCGAACACCGACACCGCCTCCGAGGAGCTGCTCACCGCGACGAACGGCGTGCAGATCAGCCCGGGCGCCATCGGATCGGAGAACAGCGTCAGCGGCAGGTCGGTGAGCCGCTCGCCCACCCGGGTCCCGCCGCCGGGCGCCGAGAACGCGGTCCGGCCCTCCTGAGCGCCGCGGCCGGCCATCGACCAGGCCATGTAGATCATCATGTCGGCCACCGTCGACGGCGGCATGATCGTCTCGTAACGCCCCGCCGGCAACTCCACGCTGCGCTGCGCCCAGCCCAGCCGCGTCGACAGTTGCTCGAGCAGCGAATCGGTTGGCACATCGACGAAGTCGGGTGTCCCCACACCCGCCCATGCGCTGGCGTCGCCGCGCTTGGCGTTGATCTCCACCGCCCCCGTGGGTTGGGTGAAGCGCCGCCGCAACCCGGTCGAGGTCGCCACGAAAGTGGTCGAAACACTGTGGTGGGCAAAGCCGTAGAGCCGATCGGTGCCGCGGAAACCCCGGCCGAGCGAGTCGGCGAGGTCGGCGAAGATCAACGGCCCGGTGCCGGGTACCGGCGCGTCCCAGTCGGCGGGTTCCCCGGCGTCGGCGAGCAGCGGTGCGGCGTCGCCGGCCTCCGGCGCCGACGCGGCGGCCTGCTGCGACGCCGCGACCAGCCCGGGCAGCACCCGCGGGTCCGCCTCGGCCGACACCACCGTTCCGATGCGCGCGCCGGACCCGCGACGCACCACCGAGATCACCGTCACGCTCCGGCTCACCGAAACCCCGTTGGTGGTCATCGAATTGCCCGCCCAGCGCAGCGTCGCCTCCACCTTGTCGGTGACCAGCACCATGGTCTCGTCGGCGCCGCCCAGCTTGGCCGCCTCGTCGAGCACGACGTTGACGACATGCTGCGGGGTGATCATCGTCCGCCCTCGGTCCGGGTGTTCAGCACATTGACGCCGCGGAACAGCGCGGACGGGCAGCCGTGGCTGACGGGCGCGATCTGGCCCGGCTGGGCCTTGCCGCAGTTGAACGCCCCGCCCAGCCGCCAGGTTGCCGGGCCGCCCACCGCCTCCATCGAATTCCAGAAATCGGTCGTGGTGGCCTGGTAGGCGACGTCGCGCAGTTGGCCGTCCAGCCGCCCGCCGCGAATGCGGTAGAACCGCTGGCCGGTGAACTGAAAGTTGTAGCGCTGCATGTCGATTGACCACGACTTGTCGCCGACGATGTAGATGCCGTCCTCGACCCGGGCGATCAAGTCGTCGGTGCTGATCTGTTCGGGGGCGGGCTGCAGCGAGACATTGGCCATGCGCTGGATCGGCACGTGATGCGGCGAATCCGCGTACGAGCAGCCGTTGGAGCGGGGGTGTCCGAGCCGCCGGGCGAACACCCGGTCCAGCTGATAACCGGT encodes the following:
- a CDS encoding DUF732 domain-containing protein; the encoded protein is MGAAGIMLGAAVIGGAVLSAPPAAAACSLTPADDQYINLLAQNKMVHNADFSDCHEAAEGRWFADQVRSNPNPYGKAKELVNMVTNTTPLSPDQAEWEVESAIYVYAPDLIPKIKAQAGQPAPPAA
- a CDS encoding carboxymuconolactone decarboxylase family protein; this encodes MAAPVSLREDQLTRLVAVFPGSPSEARVAALIRRVCAQTSSLPPLPAPMEVGEPESETEAAVAEFAEQFSADVSAITHAQRSRLSKQLGDRTFGVVVQMYIADFVPRVRAGLEALGVGSRYLGWLSGPISWDYGSDPSDLVFNDFLIAVARMRALDPVTSELVRLRGAAQHHCRLCNSLREGSALDAGGSETLYEEIERFESSGLLDERAKAALRYTDALIWTPAHLVADDVAEVRSRFSEAEAVELTFDIMRNASNKVAVSLAADAPRVENGTQRYLIGADGQTVFS
- a CDS encoding TldD/PmbA family protein, translated to MITPQHVVNVVLDEAAKLGGADETMVLVTDKVEATLRWAGNSMTTNGVSVSRSVTVISVVRRGSGARIGTVVSAEADPRVLPGLVAASQQAAASAPEAGDAAPLLADAGEPADWDAPVPGTGPLIFADLADSLGRGFRGTDRLYGFAHHSVSTTFVATSTGLRRRFTQPTGAVEINAKRGDASAWAGVGTPDFVDVPTDSLLEQLSTRLGWAQRSVELPAGRYETIMPPSTVADMMIYMAWSMAGRGAQEGRTAFSAPGGGTRVGERLTDLPLTLFSDPMAPGLICTPFVAVSSSSEAVSVFDNGMPIDHVDWIRDGVITALAYPRAAAAKYDADVAVAADNLVMTGGTASQADMIAATERGLLLTTLWYIRVVDPTTLLVTGLTRDGVYLIEDGQVTAAVNNFRFNESPLDLLRRATEAGVSEKTLPREWGDWATRAAMPALRIPDFHMSSVSQAQ